From one Conyzicola nivalis genomic stretch:
- a CDS encoding GNAT family N-acetyltransferase produces MALELRIRPLAATDVDDVVAASDVDRGTLLADVTSWQQQKAPTIVARTIDGAFVGFARARPNEVETSPRPEGQVAEFTHLFVVGDQRGNGAGTALVERTLKTLRLLGFARVVAAANEPTAAWLAQRGWEVLPAGRALAWVEPFIARDDLWHPDARSGSFSPLLAMPLAKNRPVQAWMRLADAPPLIDALYDPRGDADAHAVTAITAALVDRPDVLAKLPPLLRAALHFPAYDAAAPEVEG; encoded by the coding sequence ATGGCCCTCGAACTGCGCATCCGCCCGCTCGCCGCGACCGATGTCGACGACGTGGTCGCCGCCTCCGACGTCGACCGGGGCACCCTGCTCGCGGATGTGACGAGCTGGCAGCAGCAGAAGGCACCGACCATCGTCGCCCGCACGATCGACGGCGCCTTCGTCGGTTTCGCGCGGGCCCGGCCGAACGAGGTGGAGACGAGTCCGCGCCCCGAGGGCCAGGTTGCCGAGTTCACCCACCTGTTCGTCGTCGGCGACCAGCGCGGCAACGGCGCGGGCACCGCTCTCGTCGAACGCACGCTGAAGACTCTGCGCCTGCTCGGCTTCGCCCGGGTGGTGGCCGCCGCGAACGAGCCGACCGCCGCCTGGCTGGCGCAGCGCGGCTGGGAGGTGCTGCCCGCGGGCCGCGCCCTGGCCTGGGTCGAACCGTTCATCGCGCGCGACGACCTGTGGCACCCCGACGCGCGGTCCGGCAGCTTCTCGCCGCTGCTCGCTATGCCGTTGGCGAAGAACCGGCCGGTGCAGGCGTGGATGCGCCTCGCCGACGCCCCGCCCCTGATCGACGCGCTGTACGACCCGCGCGGCGACGCCGACGCCCACGCGGTCACCGCCATCACGGCCGCCCTGGTCGACCGGCCCGACGTGCTCGCGAAACTGCCGCCCCTGCTTCGTGCCGCGCTGCACTTCCCGGCCTACGACGCTGCGGCGCCCGAGGTCGAGGGGTAG
- the cofG gene encoding 7,8-didemethyl-8-hydroxy-5-deazariboflavin synthase CofG has translation MPTALHEALSRTEATRTVTESDAELLFDARGGDLERLLSVASAIRDEGLAGSGRDGVITYSKKVFIPITFLCQDRCHYCTFVETPGGLLAMGKPSYMSPDDILEVARAGAAMGCKEALFTLGDRPENRWPTARAWLAEHGYTSTIDYIRAMAKLVLEETGLLPHLNPGVMTFGELQALRPVAPSMGMMLETTATRLWSEKGGVHYGSPDKDPAVRLRVLEDAGRAKVPFTTGVLLGIGENNAERAESLFAIRASHERHGHIQETIVQNFRAKPKTAMQNDDDLGLQEYVAAVAVARIVMGPDATIQAPPNLTDADELGLLIRAGIDDWGGVSPLTADHVNPERPWPELDDLARLTRAAGYELRERLTAHPRFATVLDWIDARIRPHVDALAAPSGLVDATAPVTGRPWRAAPVTRTSTPVLRRAAVDPAGLGDTDYVELLGYDGPELEALASLADELRVATVGDGVSFVANRNLDSSVVTDPGLIGDLADEAAALGATEICVQGAVPAHLPGSAYLDIVTAIRRRQPGLHLHAFRPTEVVDGAARLGITVREFYGLLRDAGVGTVPGTGARILDDRIRGLLSAHADPPVADWVETVATAHSVGLRSTATMVYGHVETAADQVAHLRTLVALQRRTRGFTEFIAMPFVPVDSPPVPGARPGPTVRESRALHAVARLMLHGSIDHIQAAWTKLGLETSQAVLLGGADDLGGLLLDGVLAPEAGAEAYRSLTVADVHRVAAEIGRPAHQRTTDYAPFAEPTPVAEPTPVAEPVEAHQPAEARRP, from the coding sequence ATGCCCACTGCTCTGCACGAAGCACTCTCCCGCACCGAGGCCACGCGCACGGTCACCGAATCCGACGCCGAACTGCTCTTCGACGCCCGCGGCGGCGACCTCGAACGGTTGCTCTCCGTGGCATCCGCGATCCGCGACGAGGGCCTCGCCGGTTCCGGGCGCGACGGTGTGATCACCTACTCGAAGAAAGTGTTCATCCCGATCACGTTCCTCTGCCAGGACCGCTGCCACTACTGCACCTTCGTCGAGACCCCGGGCGGCCTGCTGGCGATGGGCAAGCCGAGCTACATGTCGCCGGACGACATTCTCGAGGTGGCCCGGGCGGGCGCCGCGATGGGCTGCAAGGAGGCGCTGTTCACGCTCGGCGACCGGCCGGAGAACCGCTGGCCGACCGCCCGCGCCTGGCTCGCCGAGCACGGGTACACGTCGACGATCGACTACATCCGGGCGATGGCGAAGCTCGTGCTCGAGGAGACCGGGCTGCTGCCGCACCTCAACCCCGGGGTGATGACGTTCGGCGAACTGCAGGCGCTGCGGCCCGTCGCACCGTCGATGGGCATGATGCTCGAGACCACCGCGACCCGGCTGTGGAGCGAGAAGGGCGGCGTGCACTACGGCTCGCCCGACAAGGATCCGGCGGTGCGCCTGCGCGTGCTCGAGGACGCCGGCCGCGCGAAGGTGCCGTTCACGACCGGGGTGCTGCTCGGCATCGGCGAGAACAACGCCGAGCGCGCCGAGTCGCTGTTCGCGATCCGGGCCTCGCACGAGCGGCACGGGCACATCCAGGAGACCATCGTGCAGAACTTCCGCGCCAAGCCGAAGACCGCAATGCAGAACGACGACGACCTCGGCTTGCAGGAGTACGTGGCCGCGGTCGCGGTCGCCCGCATCGTGATGGGGCCGGATGCGACCATCCAGGCGCCGCCCAACCTGACCGACGCCGACGAGCTCGGCCTGTTGATACGGGCCGGAATCGACGACTGGGGAGGGGTCAGCCCGCTCACCGCCGACCACGTCAATCCCGAGCGCCCGTGGCCGGAGCTCGACGACCTGGCCAGGCTCACCCGCGCCGCGGGCTACGAACTGCGCGAGCGGCTGACGGCGCATCCGCGGTTCGCTACCGTCCTCGACTGGATCGACGCGCGCATCCGGCCGCACGTCGACGCCTTGGCCGCGCCGTCGGGGCTCGTGGATGCCACGGCGCCCGTCACCGGACGCCCCTGGCGCGCGGCGCCCGTCACGCGCACATCGACTCCCGTGCTCCGCCGCGCCGCCGTCGACCCGGCCGGCCTCGGCGACACGGACTACGTGGAACTGCTCGGCTACGACGGCCCCGAGCTCGAGGCCCTCGCGAGCCTCGCCGACGAGCTGCGCGTCGCCACCGTCGGCGACGGGGTAAGTTTCGTCGCCAACCGCAATCTCGACTCGTCGGTGGTGACCGATCCCGGTCTCATCGGCGACCTGGCCGACGAGGCGGCGGCACTCGGCGCCACCGAGATCTGCGTGCAGGGCGCCGTGCCCGCGCACCTTCCCGGCTCGGCCTACCTCGACATCGTGACCGCGATCAGGCGTCGCCAGCCGGGGCTGCACCTGCACGCGTTCCGCCCGACCGAGGTGGTCGACGGCGCCGCCCGGCTCGGCATCACGGTGCGCGAGTTCTACGGCCTGCTGCGCGACGCCGGCGTCGGCACGGTACCCGGAACGGGCGCCCGCATCCTCGACGACCGCATCCGCGGACTGCTGAGCGCCCACGCCGATCCACCCGTCGCCGACTGGGTCGAGACGGTCGCCACCGCGCACTCCGTGGGCCTGCGTTCGACCGCGACCATGGTCTACGGGCACGTCGAGACGGCCGCCGATCAGGTGGCGCACCTGCGCACGCTCGTCGCGCTGCAGCGGCGCACCCGCGGCTTCACCGAATTCATCGCGATGCCGTTCGTGCCGGTGGACTCGCCGCCGGTGCCCGGCGCGCGACCCGGCCCGACGGTGCGGGAGAGCAGGGCGCTGCACGCGGTCGCGCGGCTCATGCTGCACGGCAGCATCGACCACATCCAGGCCGCGTGGACCAAACTCGGCCTCGAGACCAGCCAGGCGGTGCTGCTCGGAGGCGCGGACGACCTCGGCGGCCTGCTGCTCGACGGCGTGCTCGCGCCCGAGGCCGGCGCCGAGGCGTACCGCTCGCTCACGGTCGCCGACGTGCACCGCGTCGCCGCCGAGATCGGGCGCCCCGCCCACCAGCGCACCACCGACTACGCCCCGTTCGCTGAGCCCACCCCGGTCGCTGAGCCCACCCCGGTCGCTGAGCCTGTCGAAGCGCACCAGCCCGCCGAAGCGCGCCGCCCGTGA
- a CDS encoding flavin-containing monooxygenase, translating to MTDLDTVIVGAGFAGIGAGIRLSRLGEHSFVVLERAEAIGGTWRDNVYPGVACDIPSHLYSFSFAPKHDWSHFFARGSEIQDYLRECAREIDSRLRLGTDVLEMRWLADIERWLVRTSAGDYTCRTLVVAAGRLSEPRMPEIPGLNSFPGAAFHSSRYDHDVRLAGKRVGVVGTGASAVQLVPRVAEQAGSVVLFQRTAPYVVPRDDVEYSARDILNFRNDPEARERLRADLFWAMEAGFAERVATPGYIDALRDRARGHLEAQVSDAALREALTPDYEIGCKRVLLADDFYPALESGAVTITAALERVDGPTAIAANGAAHDLDVLVFATGFESTRPPFARRVFGRDGLSLDEAWRDGMVAYASTTVHGFPNLFVIDGPNASLGHNSAIVMIEAQIDYLLGALHDEIDVLEVSADAQAAYVADLDARAASTVWLGGGCESWYVDERSRRLTLLWPDFAYAFRDRLSEFDRAAYL from the coding sequence ATGACCGACCTCGACACCGTCATCGTCGGCGCGGGTTTCGCCGGCATCGGGGCGGGCATCCGCCTGTCACGCCTGGGCGAGCACTCGTTCGTCGTGCTCGAACGGGCCGAAGCCATCGGCGGCACGTGGCGCGACAACGTCTACCCCGGCGTCGCCTGCGACATCCCCTCGCACCTCTACTCCTTCTCCTTCGCCCCCAAACACGACTGGTCGCACTTCTTCGCCCGTGGTTCGGAAATTCAGGACTACTTGCGCGAGTGCGCGCGCGAGATCGACTCGCGCCTCCGGCTCGGCACCGACGTGCTCGAGATGCGCTGGCTCGCCGACATCGAACGGTGGCTCGTGCGCACGTCGGCGGGCGACTACACCTGCCGCACGCTCGTGGTCGCCGCCGGCCGGCTCTCCGAACCCCGGATGCCCGAGATCCCGGGCCTCAATTCGTTCCCGGGCGCCGCGTTCCACTCCTCCCGCTACGACCACGACGTGCGACTCGCCGGCAAGCGGGTCGGCGTCGTGGGCACAGGCGCCTCGGCCGTGCAGCTCGTTCCGCGGGTGGCCGAACAGGCCGGCAGCGTGGTGCTGTTCCAGCGCACGGCCCCCTACGTCGTACCGCGCGACGATGTCGAGTACTCGGCACGCGACATCCTGAATTTCCGAAACGACCCCGAGGCCCGCGAGCGGTTGCGCGCCGACCTGTTCTGGGCGATGGAGGCGGGTTTCGCCGAGCGCGTGGCCACTCCGGGCTACATCGACGCCCTGCGCGACCGCGCGCGCGGCCACCTCGAGGCCCAGGTCTCCGACGCCGCCCTGCGGGAAGCCCTCACCCCCGACTACGAGATCGGCTGCAAGCGTGTGCTGCTCGCAGACGACTTCTACCCGGCGCTCGAGAGCGGGGCGGTGACGATCACCGCCGCGCTCGAGCGCGTCGACGGACCGACCGCGATCGCGGCGAACGGCGCCGCCCACGATCTCGACGTGCTGGTCTTCGCGACCGGCTTCGAGTCCACCCGTCCGCCGTTCGCCCGCCGCGTCTTCGGCCGCGACGGCCTGAGCCTCGACGAGGCCTGGCGCGACGGCATGGTCGCCTACGCCTCGACCACGGTGCACGGCTTCCCGAACCTGTTCGTCATCGACGGCCCGAACGCGAGCCTCGGCCACAACTCGGCGATCGTGATGATCGAGGCGCAGATCGACTACCTGCTCGGCGCGCTGCACGACGAGATCGACGTGCTCGAGGTCTCGGCCGACGCCCAGGCCGCCTACGTCGCCGATCTCGACGCCCGCGCCGCCTCGACCGTCTGGCTCGGCGGCGGCTGCGAGAGCTGGTACGTCGACGAGCGCAGCCGCCGCCTCACACTGCTCTGGCCCGACTTCGCCTACGCCTTCCGCGACCGGCTCTCCGAGTTCGACCGCGCCGCGTACCTCTGA
- a CDS encoding APC family permease, with protein MTPQPQLARRLRTPDAVFIGLGSMIGAGVFAAFTPAAQAAGSGLLVGLAVAAFVAFCNATSTAQLAASYPLSGGAYLYGRERLGALWGFLAGWSFVIGKTASCAAMALTFAAYAAPSGWERPVAAAAVVALAAVNYRGITRTAQLTRVIVVVVLVGLAIGVTAAASGGLPEIGDANPFAADALVAGGWHGLLQSAGLLFFAFAGYARVATMGEEVVDPARTIPRAITIALAATVVVYAVVAVVVLGALGVDGVAGSPTPLADAAVESGWRWAEPVVRVAAAVASLGALLGLIAGIGRTGLAMAREADLPRWLSAVHPKFHVPHRAEVAVAVVIVALVLTVDLRGAIGFSSFGVLLYYLIANVAAFTQPGEQRRYPRALQVAGAFGCLVLVATLPPVSIVVGVAVLVVGVAYRAAVQRYAARSNSESRSRKA; from the coding sequence GTGACCCCTCAGCCCCAACTCGCGCGCCGGCTGCGCACCCCCGACGCCGTGTTCATCGGTCTCGGCTCGATGATCGGGGCCGGCGTGTTCGCCGCGTTCACCCCGGCGGCCCAGGCCGCGGGCAGCGGACTGCTCGTGGGTCTGGCCGTCGCCGCGTTCGTCGCGTTCTGCAACGCCACCTCGACGGCGCAGCTCGCGGCCAGCTATCCGCTCTCGGGCGGGGCCTATCTCTACGGTCGCGAGCGGCTCGGCGCTCTCTGGGGATTCCTCGCCGGGTGGAGCTTCGTGATCGGCAAGACCGCGAGCTGTGCCGCGATGGCGCTGACCTTCGCCGCCTACGCCGCCCCTTCCGGTTGGGAGCGGCCCGTCGCGGCGGCCGCCGTGGTGGCGCTCGCCGCCGTCAACTACCGCGGGATCACCCGCACCGCGCAGCTGACCCGCGTGATCGTGGTGGTCGTGCTCGTCGGGCTCGCCATCGGCGTGACCGCGGCGGCGAGCGGCGGCCTGCCCGAGATCGGCGATGCCAACCCGTTCGCCGCCGACGCGCTCGTGGCGGGCGGCTGGCACGGGCTGCTGCAGTCGGCCGGGCTGCTGTTCTTCGCCTTCGCCGGCTACGCGCGCGTGGCCACGATGGGCGAGGAGGTGGTCGATCCGGCGCGCACGATCCCGCGGGCGATCACGATCGCGCTCGCCGCGACGGTGGTCGTGTACGCGGTAGTGGCCGTGGTCGTGCTCGGCGCCCTCGGTGTCGACGGGGTCGCGGGGTCGCCGACACCGCTCGCCGACGCCGCCGTCGAGTCGGGCTGGCGGTGGGCCGAACCCGTCGTGCGCGTGGCCGCCGCCGTCGCCTCGCTCGGCGCCCTCCTCGGGCTCATCGCGGGCATCGGGCGCACAGGCCTGGCGATGGCGCGCGAGGCGGACCTTCCGAGGTGGCTGTCGGCGGTGCATCCGAAATTCCACGTCCCGCACCGCGCCGAGGTCGCCGTCGCCGTCGTGATCGTCGCGCTCGTGCTGACGGTCGACCTGCGCGGGGCGATCGGCTTCTCGTCGTTCGGCGTGCTGCTCTACTACCTGATCGCCAACGTCGCTGCCTTCACCCAGCCGGGCGAGCAGCGGCGGTACCCGCGGGCGCTGCAGGTGGCGGGGGCTTTCGGATGTCTCGTGCTCGTCGCTACCCTTCCGCCCGTGTCGATCGTGGTCGGAGTAGCCGTGCTCGTCGTCGGTGTCGCCTATCGGGCGGCGGTTCAGAGGTACGCGGCGCGGTCGAACTCGGAGAGCCGGTCGCGGAAGGCGTAG
- a CDS encoding transglycosylase domain-containing protein, with protein sequence MPSRYEMVSLDEISVGATDYARPRGYKILLAALAMILIPALIGAGFAAMATPAVLAASSTTEKVTDYWEAFPSDLPIAAALPQHVVLLDKSGAEFARFYNENRIPITYEQISPNFINALVATEDSRFYQHSGVDFAGIARAMVKNLTNDNRTEGASTITQQLVQNILISNARNDDEREVAKGDTYESKIREVKYAVALEKTMPKQDILSTYSNAVYFGNLAYGVEAASRVYFSSDAASLTVPQAAVLVGLLQSPVQYDPYARPEASQARRDAVIDRMLAEGYITAEEAAAATATPLTLSRGDTPSGCATSAYPYYCALVQQELLANVAFGATPEERQQNLSLGGITVTTALDRGVSDAATRAATDALGNDNRVAAGIAVVVPGTGHIAAVAENRGWNQTQVVYATSAQQPGSVMKPLTLVTALEQGIPITTTLSANGPYFSRVLDSPKKGYTNFGNAQLGNIDARSAIRQSVNIYFVKLIEQTTVMSVVDMSRRLGISTINTNEGDPAAVGPRTGSFALGTSSVTPVEMANVYATFAAGGVKCNPISIVSAVRTTTGEPLPTSAPECHQEISPAIAAQMTDALQGTFGGGGTLAGVGPLPGRETAGKTGTTDDSSANWTVGMTPNFATAVWVGDPRGGFAYPLTSVFAYGRTFFKTTGSAIAGRIWKTVMVDVHQGQPVTGFPNG encoded by the coding sequence ATGCCCAGCCGCTACGAGATGGTCTCTCTCGACGAGATTTCCGTCGGTGCGACCGACTACGCCCGGCCCCGCGGGTACAAGATCCTGCTCGCGGCTCTCGCCATGATCCTCATCCCCGCGCTCATCGGTGCCGGGTTCGCCGCCATGGCTACGCCGGCAGTGCTCGCGGCATCGTCGACCACCGAGAAGGTCACCGACTACTGGGAGGCCTTCCCCTCCGACCTGCCGATCGCGGCCGCCCTGCCGCAGCACGTCGTGTTGCTCGACAAGAGCGGCGCCGAGTTCGCCCGCTTCTACAACGAGAACCGCATCCCGATCACCTACGAACAGATCTCGCCCAACTTCATCAACGCTCTGGTGGCCACCGAGGACTCGCGGTTCTACCAGCACTCGGGCGTCGACTTCGCGGGCATCGCGCGCGCGATGGTGAAGAACCTCACCAACGACAACCGCACCGAGGGCGCCTCGACGATCACCCAGCAGCTGGTGCAGAACATCCTCATCAGCAATGCCCGCAACGACGACGAACGGGAGGTCGCGAAGGGCGACACCTACGAGTCGAAGATCCGCGAGGTGAAGTACGCGGTGGCGCTCGAGAAGACGATGCCCAAGCAGGACATCCTCTCGACGTATTCGAACGCGGTCTACTTCGGCAATCTGGCCTACGGTGTCGAGGCCGCATCGCGCGTCTATTTCAGTTCGGATGCCGCGTCCCTCACGGTGCCGCAGGCGGCCGTGCTCGTCGGGCTCCTGCAGAGCCCCGTGCAGTACGACCCGTACGCGCGGCCCGAGGCGTCCCAGGCCCGGCGTGACGCGGTCATCGACCGGATGCTGGCGGAGGGCTACATCACCGCGGAGGAGGCCGCCGCCGCGACGGCGACCCCGCTCACGCTGAGCCGCGGCGACACCCCGTCGGGCTGCGCCACCTCGGCCTACCCGTACTACTGCGCGCTCGTGCAGCAGGAACTGCTCGCCAACGTGGCTTTCGGGGCCACCCCGGAGGAGCGGCAGCAGAACCTGAGCCTCGGCGGCATCACCGTCACGACCGCCCTCGACCGCGGGGTGTCCGACGCGGCGACCCGGGCGGCGACGGACGCTCTCGGCAACGACAACCGGGTGGCCGCGGGCATCGCCGTCGTCGTTCCCGGCACCGGCCACATCGCGGCGGTCGCCGAGAACCGTGGGTGGAACCAGACGCAGGTCGTCTACGCGACGAGCGCGCAGCAGCCCGGCTCGGTGATGAAACCCCTCACGCTGGTTACAGCGCTAGAGCAGGGCATCCCGATCACCACGACCCTGTCGGCCAACGGCCCGTACTTCTCCCGGGTGCTCGACAGCCCGAAGAAGGGCTACACGAACTTCGGCAACGCCCAGCTCGGCAACATCGATGCGCGCAGCGCGATCCGCCAGTCGGTCAACATCTACTTCGTGAAACTGATCGAGCAGACCACGGTCATGTCGGTCGTCGACATGTCCAGACGACTCGGCATCTCGACGATCAACACGAACGAGGGCGACCCCGCGGCGGTGGGTCCGCGCACGGGCTCGTTCGCGCTCGGCACCTCATCGGTCACGCCGGTGGAGATGGCGAACGTCTACGCCACCTTCGCGGCGGGCGGCGTGAAGTGCAACCCGATCTCGATCGTGTCGGCCGTGCGCACCACCACGGGCGAGCCGCTGCCGACCTCGGCACCAGAGTGCCATCAGGAGATCAGCCCCGCCATCGCCGCGCAGATGACCGACGCACTGCAGGGAACCTTCGGCGGAGGCGGCACCCTCGCCGGCGTCGGCCCTCTCCCCGGGCGCGAAACCGCGGGCAAGACCGGAACGACCGACGACAGCTCGGCGAACTGGACCGTGGGCATGACCCCGAACTTCGCCACCGCCGTCTGGGTGGGCGACCCGCGCGGCGGATTCGCGTACCCGCTGACCAGCGTCTTCGCCTACGGCCGCACCTTCTTCAAGACCACGGGCTCGGCGATCGCCGGCCGCATCTGGAAGACCGTCATGGTCGATGTGCACCAGGGGCAGCCGGTGACCGGTTTCCCGAACGGCTGA